Sequence from the Castanea sativa cultivar Marrone di Chiusa Pesio chromosome 12, ASM4071231v1 genome:
ATCGTGAAATAGTACAGAGTAATTAATTTTATGAGTCATAGCATATCTTTAGTTAATACCATATTTCTAATATTAGAGTGAGTTAGGAGTTGCAGTTTGGTCACTTCGATCTGTGTCTATTGGTGTTTAGGAAGAAGGCGACTTCTTGACAACTTGTTAAAGTGATCAACTGTGAGTAATGGACAATACTTTCGCATGGACCCATTACTCATAGTCAATCGTTGCAACAAATTGGGGCAAAAACTATGCTCCTAGACTTTCTCATTTTCGCTACTTGTGTTTGCAGTCACTCTTAAATCAACTAGCTTGcgtaataattaatataaggAACACAAAATTGTCATCATAACTGTGATTCGGAGCTATGGCACCACTGAGAATCTCAAGAGGGGGCAATAATCACTATAAAGAACACAAATCGTCAGCATTTTGTTTCCAATGGTTGAAGATTGTTTCCACTTACATGCTTGTTAGTTTGAAACCTTGTCATTGGAATTAACATATCGATTAATTATATGGAATGCATATTTGTTACAAATACAATTACATTAATGGTAACATTGCATCAAAGGTGAGTCTTTCAAAAATACATTAGTGCTATGCTAAAACCTAGTTGCTAATATAGTTCTGCAAAAATAATTTGGCCCAGAACATTTGGGGAGAAACCATTCCCACTTCAAAGTCAAGTGAGAAAACCCAAGCTATAAAGATTAGTTGAACTCATTTTACAATAGGTGGTTGGGCCAACTGTTGTAGCTGATGAACAACATGAGACATTCTCGGGCGCATAGATGGCACATGTTGTGTACAAGCATAAACGAGGTCCACAACCTTCTGAATGACACCAGCTTCTGGAATATCAGATGAAGAAGAAGTTATATGAGGATCCAAGAGATCTGGGTATCGATGAGCCTGAACCAGAGGTGTAGCCCACTCAAATATACTCTGCCAACCTACTGAATCAACTGCCTGAGCAGGCCTACGCCCTGTCACAATTTCAAGCAGCAGCACACCAAAGCTATAAACATCACTCTTTGTTGTAAGCTCATTTCTGTACACAAATTCTGGGGCAAGGTATCCATATGTGCCTCCAGCCATAACAGTACGCTCATGCATTACTTCATATGGTACAAACTTTGAAAGGCCAACCCCCATCAAATGTGCCCCAAACTCTTCATCAAGCAGTACATTACTGGCTCGTATATCTCGATGCACAACATGGGGCTTCACCTTGTCATGCAGGAACCTATTTTGAAATATAAGAAAGTCAGATTCTTAAAAACACATGAAGTCTGCATCAACTATACCACACCACAGTAAGAGAAAATTAAGAAGTTGGAATTGGATGTCAACAAATACATGGGATAGATTTTCAAAACAAGGATTTCTAACATAATataaaagagggggggggggggggggggagcatTGTTGTTGGTGTTACTTTGATTGTCAGTATACTTTTCACACTAAATTATTGCTATATGGCAGACATTACACCATTGGAAACCATTGATAAGATGTCGGTAGCATTTATCAGTATGGCCAAGTTTGACGAGGAAATATATGGTATTGATTTTTCTTAGGTACTACCAGAAACAATCATAGAGCATGCATCAAATACAAAATGCATCATTTTGAATTAGCAAATAAAAGTCAAGATGTGACATAATGCTGTCAGATTACCTAAAATATATGGTCAAAATTTGGTAGTTACCTAACATGTTTAATCTAATATTACAAAGGTatcaaatgtaatttttcacAAGAATATCATACCCATAGGATTAGAGCAACAATAAAGTATCATCACCCATCAATTTTTaccactggaaaaaaaaaaaagtctttacTAAATGTAATCTAGCACCCAGGGAATAGAaaaaaggggagggggggggggggggcacttGCATCAGCAGGTCTAGCTTTAACATAAAGataccaaacccaaaaaaaaaaaaatttgaagaatataTACGTACGCAATTCCTTGAGCAAGGGTTGTGGCAATTTTCATTCTCATAGCCCAATCTAAGCTCCGACCTCCCCTTGGTATGTGGTGTAGCCATCTATCTAAGGGCCCATTAACTATGAACTCATAAACTATGTACCGGTCACCATGATCATAGCAGCATCCTTTCACAGCCACCAAATTTGGATGGTGAAGCCTTGCAACCCTTCCAATTTCAGAATAGAACTCCTTTTTCCTCTGAAAGCTAGACCTCTTCAACCTTTTAACTGCCACCCTTGAACCTTCAGGTAGAAGGCCACTATACGTGCCACCTGTCTTGGCATCTCCAAGCAGACGATTTCCTTCACTGAAGTTCTTTGTAATTGACTTCAGTTCCTCTTTGGTGAAGACTTTCCATGAAGGAGGGACTAATGCAGATGCTGCTGGATTAGATAGTTTCCGAGACCGTCTACGCTTCTTGCTCCGCTTGCATGCAAGAAGCCAAACTACTACAGCTAATGTGGTGCAGAGGATCAACCCACTAACAACTGCAAGGATGATAAGATATTCCTTGTGGCAGTGCATGTGAGAGCATATGTCCCCTGGAAGATATGGATAAGAAGGTCATCTTAACATGGTTAACATATAtgcaaaaaaactgaaaaaacatAATATCACCATGTTCCATTGacttgagagagaaaatttaaagataggACCCTCCTCATAggaggaaagaagaaaagaagggtGAGGGAGAGAACTTAGGAAGATATGCATAGTAGAATGAGGGATTGAGGTGAATAGCAAATTGCCATGATATATAAGTACATACCTATATCAAGCATGCATATAAAAGCATGAGACTTGTTGCATCTCTCAATAGTGAATGAAGTTGATCCTTTAGTCACCAATGTACataaatcaaatgaattatTGGCAGGACAGGGTGAACTGGTGcaattgaattgaaaatttgttcCAGAACGGATGGACTCATTCCAATATGAAGTATTATCGGACCACTTCCAACCGAAGCCAGTAGTTGAGTTAACAACTCTTCCTCCAACCCAACAGCTATTGACAACATCATTACATAGTCTATGAGCAAAGTCTAACTCTTGAAATGATGTTAATGCTGCCAAATGCCCACCATTACGCTTGCATTCGTTCTCAGATTCCTTCCATGACTGGGGACTTCCCATATAACTAAAGCATTTACTCTTATTTGGTCCAATAACCCAACCAGTAGGACAGGGTGCTGTCCACAGGAAAAAATGAAGCACTTCAATATAATACTAGAGCAAAATTAAGAGAAACCAAGAAATCAACCCAAACACATGACATCAAAACAAATATCCACATGTGACATTAATCTGAATACCATTTATTAGGGAATCTGATAAATACTGtttgccaaaaaataaaataaggattGCATGTTGTCACTGTTGAAGATGTATGCTGAAGAAAACAGATAAGCACAGCACATGAGGATACGACAACATCTACAACACCTTTTCCTCTCTCAGTCCAGCTTATTTTCTGTCAAGTGACCTCGATAATGAATCTTTCAGAGTTATACAAAAATATGGTAGTTTTTCCATAAAAGACGTAATCACAATTGCTCTTTTCATGCTCTGCTTACCTCTGCTCATTTTAAATAAGTGTTCTATTCTCTCAAAATAGCATTGCTTTATGCCATCTAAAATTTTTCTTGCATGAAGTAGTACTCAGTGATCCATATTCAAGGTGAGATAAAATTGAATGTCTCTTACCatataaataagtaattttCAGACACAGCTCAAAGCCTCATACAGAAACAACTCTATCAAAGACAACATGTTTCTCATCAGTTAAAGCAACAAAACATCATCTGCTAGTCACATAAAAGTCCGGTGGACAGTTCAGTTAGAAAGGAATGTGGAAAATCATTAAAAGCGCCTAAAAATGGAAGGGGCCACGTGGGCTACTATAAATAATTTGGCGACATTCAGAGATTTCGTTTCTTAGTTACTTGCATTCAAAGTTCCTACGATTGAGTCATTACatcaatgagctctagctcaactaGCACTTCCTAGGTGGAGGTGAGGTCGTGGGGTTCAAGACTTATCGAGTGTGTgcataacttaccaataaaagagaaaaagaaaagaaaagaaaaacaccttAGTCTTAATTCCCATAAGAGTTTGTGGAGCAATGCACATTCTAAAATCCTCACATGTAAATGTATTCTACGTTTTAGTCCTCTGTTGAGCAATTCCATTTAAAAGCTTAACTGATTTGAATACAGGAAAGATATACATAATGcgtttctttattctttatattaaaaaaattacttaaatttGAACAAGGAGATCAAAGAGATGTCTCCTCTAACAACGCAATTACGAAATGCAAAACACATACTCTACTTCTACTTATTTTGTAT
This genomic interval carries:
- the LOC142619894 gene encoding C-type lectin receptor-like tyrosine-protein kinase At1g52310 isoform X3 is translated as MVPNLFVVLALICCAVLHVQASVTAFNGSGRGDSVDPGSEAAPCPTGWVIGPNKSKCFSYMGSPQSWKESENECKRNGGHLAALTSFQELDFAHRLCNDVVNSCWVGGRVVNSTTGFGWKWSDNTSYWNESIRSGTNFQFNCTSSPCPANNSFDLCTLVTKGSTSFTIERCNKSHAFICMLDIGDICSHMHCHKEYLIILAVVSGLILCTTLAVVVWLLACKRSKKRRRSRKLSNPAASALVPPSWKVFTKEELKSITKNFSEGNRLLGDAKTGGTYSGLLPEGSRVAVKRLKRSSFQRKKEFYSEIGRVARLHHPNLVAVKGCCYDHGDRYIVYEFIVNGPLDRWLHHIPRGGRSLDWAMRMKIATTLAQGIAFLHDKVKPHVVHRDIRASNVLLDEEFGAHLMGVGLSKFVPYEVMHERTVMAGGTYGYLAPEFVYRNELTTKSDVYSFGVLLLEIVTGRRPAQAVDSVGWQSIFEWATPLVQAHRYPDLLDPHITSSSSDIPEAGVIQKVVDLVYACTQHVPSMRPRMSHVVHQLQQLAQPPIVK
- the LOC142619894 gene encoding C-type lectin receptor-like tyrosine-protein kinase At1g52310 isoform X2 codes for the protein MVPNLFVVLALICCAVLHVQASVTAFNGSGRGDSVDPGSEAGTTPCPTGWVIGPNKSKCFSYMGSPQSWKESENECKRNGGHLAALTSFQELDFAHRLCNDVVNSCWVGGRVVNSTTGFGWKWSDNTSYWNESIRSGTNFQFNCTSSPCPANNSFDLCTLVTKGSTSFTIERCNKSHAFICMLDIGDICSHMHCHKEYLIILAVVSGLILCTTLAVVVWLLACKRSKKRRRSRKLSNPAASALVPPSWKVFTKEELKSITKNFSEGNRLLGDAKTGGTYSGLLPEGSRVAVKRLKRSSFQRKKEFYSEIGRVARLHHPNLVAVKGCCYDHGDRYIVYEFIVNGPLDRWLHHIPRGGRSLDWAMRMKIATTLAQGIAFLHDKVKPHVVHRDIRASNVLLDEEFGAHLMGVGLSKFVPYEVMHERTVMAGGTYGYLAPEFVYRNELTTKSDVYSFGVLLLEIVTGRRPAQAVDSVGWQSIFEWATPLVQAHRYPDLLDPHITSSSSDIPEAGVIQKVVDLVYACTQHVPSMRPRMSHVVHQLQQLAQPPIVK
- the LOC142619894 gene encoding C-type lectin receptor-like tyrosine-protein kinase At1g52310 isoform X1 produces the protein MVPNLFVVLALICCAVLHVQASVTAFNGSGRGDSVDPGSEAGTSVSPCPTGWVIGPNKSKCFSYMGSPQSWKESENECKRNGGHLAALTSFQELDFAHRLCNDVVNSCWVGGRVVNSTTGFGWKWSDNTSYWNESIRSGTNFQFNCTSSPCPANNSFDLCTLVTKGSTSFTIERCNKSHAFICMLDIGDICSHMHCHKEYLIILAVVSGLILCTTLAVVVWLLACKRSKKRRRSRKLSNPAASALVPPSWKVFTKEELKSITKNFSEGNRLLGDAKTGGTYSGLLPEGSRVAVKRLKRSSFQRKKEFYSEIGRVARLHHPNLVAVKGCCYDHGDRYIVYEFIVNGPLDRWLHHIPRGGRSLDWAMRMKIATTLAQGIAFLHDKVKPHVVHRDIRASNVLLDEEFGAHLMGVGLSKFVPYEVMHERTVMAGGTYGYLAPEFVYRNELTTKSDVYSFGVLLLEIVTGRRPAQAVDSVGWQSIFEWATPLVQAHRYPDLLDPHITSSSSDIPEAGVIQKVVDLVYACTQHVPSMRPRMSHVVHQLQQLAQPPIVK